In Providencia hangzhouensis, the DNA window GAATAGCCTGGGTCTGTGGCATACCCGGCTTGATGTAAACGGCGCGCAGCAATCTCTGGTGTCGGCGCTTTTTTGACGTCTTTGTAACGCGGGTTTTCCGTCAATAAATTGATATAATCGGCAATCGCCTCTTCATAAGAGCCATAAACGCGAAAATCATCCCGCATTTTGATGGTTTTTCCGTTGATCACTTCTGTTGTCATAATATTCGTGACGGGCCCTTGCCAGTTTTTTCCCGCTTTTATACCAAACAGGTTATGGCTGGTTTTTCCATCTGATTTCAGAATTTCTCGCTGGCCCCAACCACTTTCTAATGCCGCTTGTGCCAATAGCAGAAAATGAGAAATACCACTGTTTTGGCTTGCCGCTTTTGCAGGTTCAATTAAACGGCTAATAAAATTACTGCTATTAAGCGATAACGCTTTGATTTTTTGGAATGGTGCCGATAATGCATCGCCCATTGGTGCAAAATGGCGCATCATTTGTTCCATATTAAATGGCGGTAATGATTGCACTGTTTTTTCATCTAACGGCAACAGGCTATTGGATGTGGGCCCACTTGACGTGTGTTGGTCTCGTGTAAGCTGCTGGTACATCATTTCCCCGAAACCTAAACCTTTTTGCGACAGGTCCTGGGCGATTTGCTGGTCATACATACTGGTGAGCATGCGTGTTTGGTCGCTGGAAAATAAGCCATCTTGTGGGAGTGCGTCACGCATACTTTTTAACATCAATTGAACGAATGTTGCCTCAAGTTGCTGCGTGACATGGCGCAGCCCTTGCTCCGAATTCTTATTCAGTTCACCTTTTAACTGTCCCAGTGACTGTAAATCAAATGCGGCACCTTGCAATAGCTGCATGTCACTCATTAGATGATCTCCAGTTTTGCACGTAAACAACCCGCACTTTCCATCGCTTGCAGTATCGACATCAAGTCGTTTGGCGTTGCACCGAGTGTATTTAGGGCTTGAATAACTTGGTTTAATTGCACACTTGCGTTGACTTTTTGGAGTGCCCCACCCTGATCACGTACCCCAACATTCGTATTACGAGTGACTACGGTTTGCCCACCTGCAAATGGGGTGTCCGGTTGGCTCACTTGAGTTTGTCT includes these proteins:
- the flgJ gene encoding flagellar assembly peptidoglycan hydrolase FlgJ, with translation MSDMQLLQGAAFDLQSLGQLKGELNKNSEQGLRHVTQQLEATFVQLMLKSMRDALPQDGLFSSDQTRMLTSMYDQQIAQDLSQKGLGFGEMMYQQLTRDQHTSSGPTSNSLLPLDEKTVQSLPPFNMEQMMRHFAPMGDALSAPFQKIKALSLNSSNFISRLIEPAKAASQNSGISHFLLLAQAALESGWGQREILKSDGKTSHNLFGIKAGKNWQGPVTNIMTTEVINGKTIKMRDDFRVYGSYEEAIADYINLLTENPRYKDVKKAPTPEIAARRLHQAGYATDPGYSDKLITLINQIRGHQPAANTSASRAVQAYTIDLNDIF